Proteins from a single region of Macrotis lagotis isolate mMagLag1 chromosome 2, bilby.v1.9.chrom.fasta, whole genome shotgun sequence:
- the LOC141512505 gene encoding PDZK1-interacting protein 1-like: protein METLELVFLCLLVAAEPVTCQQGLGNLEPWMQGLIAVAVFLALVAIAFAVNHFWCQEDLDPVTMVMSVGGKADGTLAGMDGRYSPMALSFRSSEHKNAYENENVMEDIPGIRSTPM from the exons ATGGAAACCCTTGAATTAGTCTTCCTCTGCCTGCTTGTGGCGGCAGAACCTGTCACCTGTCAACAAG gTCTGGGGAATCTGGAGCCATGGATGCAGGGCTTGATCGCTGTGGCTGTATTTCTGGCCCTTGTGGCCATAGCTTTTGCTGTTAATCACTTCTGGTGCCAGGAGGATCT GGATCCTGTGACGATGGTCATGTCTGTTGGAGGCAAAGCAGATGGAACCTTGGCAGGGATGGATGGAAGGTATTCACCAATGGCTTTGAGCTTCAG GTCCAGTGAACACAAAAATGCCTACGAGAATGAGAATGTGATGGAAGATATACCGGGAATCCGGAGCACACCCATGTGA